One window of the Thiovulum sp. ES genome contains the following:
- a CDS encoding tRNA (5-methylaminomethyl-2-thiouridylate)-methyltransferase (PFAM: tRNA methyl transferase~TIGRFAM: tRNA (5-methylaminomethyl-2-thiouridylate)-methyltransferase), whose protein sequence is MVQSSSKFVVIGLSGGIDSSYSAYLLKKEGYRVEGVYFRVHDLEDDFQKNLERVKKVATFLDIKLHILDFREKFRETVFDPFIKSYIDGETPNPCINCNREIKFGEMFDFAQSIGADLIATGHYLKHDGKFIYEALDDNKDQSYFLFDIDKSLLLKLIFPLSNLKKSEVKESAKKIPELYEIATAVESREICFVENTYLEILEEKNRIDLEGDVLNSSGEIIGKHRGYMHYTIGKRRGFTLKVAHEPHYVLKIIPEKNHIIVGKREELAETKVSLKNLNMSIPNTDFEATVKLRFRSKPLPCQVQISNGKAEVQLFEPVFGLAKGQAGVFYRDGKLLGGGWIE, encoded by the coding sequence ATGGTGCAATCTTCCTCTAAATTTGTAGTAATTGGACTTTCTGGTGGCATTGATTCCTCTTACTCTGCTTATCTTTTAAAAAAAGAGGGGTATCGAGTCGAGGGTGTCTATTTTCGTGTGCATGATTTGGAAGATGATTTCCAGAAAAATTTGGAAAGAGTCAAAAAAGTAGCAACATTTTTAGATATAAAACTCCACATTTTAGATTTTCGTGAAAAATTTCGTGAAACAGTTTTTGATCCTTTTATCAAAAGTTATATAGATGGTGAAACTCCAAATCCATGTATAAATTGTAATCGGGAAATTAAATTTGGTGAAATGTTCGACTTTGCACAAAGTATCGGAGCTGACCTCATCGCTACTGGACACTATTTAAAACATGACGGAAAATTTATTTACGAAGCATTAGATGATAATAAAGATCAGAGCTATTTTCTTTTTGATATTGACAAATCCCTACTTTTAAAATTGATTTTTCCACTTTCAAATCTCAAAAAAAGTGAAGTAAAAGAGTCTGCAAAAAAGATTCCTGAACTTTATGAAATTGCCACTGCGGTAGAGAGTCGAGAAATCTGTTTTGTTGAAAACACATATTTGGAAATTTTAGAAGAGAAAAATAGAATTGATTTAGAGGGAGATGTTTTAAATTCAAGTGGTGAAATTATCGGAAAACATCGCGGATATATGCACTATACAATTGGAAAACGACGAGGCTTCACTCTTAAAGTAGCACATGAACCACACTATGTTTTGAAAATAATTCCTGAAAAAAATCACATTATTGTTGGAAAACGAGAAGAGTTAGCAGAAACAAAAGTTTCACTCAAAAATTTAAATATGTCCATCCCTAATACTGATTTTGAAGCAACTGTAAAATTGCGATTCCGCTCAAAACCGTTGCCTTGTCAAGTTCAGATTTCCAATGGAAAAGCAGAAGTTCAGCTTTTTGAACCAGTTTTTGGATTGGCAAAAGGTCAAGCAGGAGTTTTTTATCGAGATGGAAAACTTCTTGGCGGTGGCTGGATAGAATAG